In Bythopirellula goksoeyrii, a single window of DNA contains:
- a CDS encoding LysR family transcriptional regulator, whose protein sequence is MHIKSLKIYCDIVERRSFSRAADDNGISQSNASQVVHQLEERLGAQLLDRSKRPFVLTPEGKRFFEGCRQIVREYDELENDVRTLRDASAGRLLVASIYSVGLAHMSLFMRQFSAKYPSAQVRLEYLHPDRVLEVVEQGDVDLGLVSYPEETRTLAAIPWRDEAIVLVCHPNHRFATERSVNFAELSGESLVAFEEGLRIRAEIDRLLMVHDVDATIAFEFDNIETMKRAIEINEGISLLPEPTVAKEIASGTLVKVPLEGEHHSRPLGIVHRRDRPLRDLARNFVELLQADSEFSDRCPVEQTLETASSNNGNNHWHQSAPAR, encoded by the coding sequence ATGCATATCAAGTCCCTAAAAATATATTGCGATATCGTTGAGCGGCGGAGCTTTTCGCGCGCTGCCGATGATAATGGCATTAGCCAATCCAATGCCAGTCAGGTGGTTCACCAACTCGAAGAGCGTCTGGGGGCTCAGTTGCTCGACCGCTCGAAGCGACCATTTGTGCTCACGCCCGAAGGGAAACGCTTTTTCGAGGGGTGCCGCCAGATCGTCCGCGAATACGACGAACTGGAGAACGATGTCCGCACGCTCCGCGATGCTTCGGCGGGACGGTTGTTAGTGGCGTCGATCTATTCCGTTGGGCTGGCGCACATGAGTCTGTTCATGAGGCAGTTCTCGGCCAAGTATCCCAGCGCCCAGGTGCGACTGGAGTATCTGCATCCCGACCGGGTGTTGGAGGTGGTCGAACAGGGGGACGTCGATCTGGGGCTCGTGAGTTATCCCGAGGAAACACGCACCCTCGCTGCAATTCCTTGGCGCGACGAAGCGATCGTGCTGGTATGCCATCCCAATCATCGCTTTGCCACAGAGCGCTCAGTCAACTTTGCCGAGTTGTCCGGCGAATCTCTTGTTGCTTTCGAAGAGGGACTCAGAATTCGTGCAGAAATCGACCGCCTGCTGATGGTCCACGATGTGGATGCGACCATTGCCTTTGAATTCGACAATATCGAAACCATGAAGCGGGCCATCGAAATCAACGAGGGGATCAGCTTGCTCCCCGAACCGACGGTCGCCAAGGAGATCGCATCGGGCACACTGGTCAAGGTTCCGCTCGAAGGGGAGCATCATTCCCGCCCGTTGGGGATCGTGCATCGCCGCGACCGCCCCTTAAGGGACTTGGCTCGCAATTTTGTCGAACTTTTGCAGGCAGATTCGGAATTCTCCGATCGATGCCCGGTCGAGCAGACGCTTGAAACAGCAAGTTCGAACAATGGAAACAATCACTGGCATCAATCGGCTCCGGCCAGGTAA
- a CDS encoding glutamate synthase-related protein has translation MEQAQQFSPFPPKQGLYDPANERDSCGVGFVAHIKGERSHQIVADAEEVLRNMDHRGACGCEANTGDGAGILTALPFEFLQKVVKADLGADLPEPGKFAAGNVFLPKNVEERAVCKSVVEELIKECGQQLVGWRDVPTDVKKADIGPTALAAEPVVEQLIVASGKKFSGDAFERQLYLIRKQASNRLRGDSKLTQAKMFYICSLSSKVIIYKGMLTTEQLFQYYPDLRDEDYTSHLAMVHSRFSTNTFPSWDRAQPCRFMSHNGEINTVRGNKNWMFAREGVLKSELFGDDLPKLFPVAEPDCSDSGTFDNVLEFLLMNGRSLQESVMMMIPEAWQNHQTMSEEKRAFYEFNSALMEPWDGPASIVFTDGKVIGAVLDRNGLRPSRYYLTHDDRVIMASEVGVLRSVEPKNVKAKGRLQPGRMFLIDFEEGRLIPDDELKSEFASRLPYKTWLNNQRIDLNELEPNKEPHGFDSPTLLERMQAFGFTIESMSFMLLPLIKAEKDPIGSMGNDSCLACLSDKPRLIYDYFKQLFAQVTNPAIDSIREEIIMSLECYIGPEQNLLETTKEHAHRLRLPHPILSNEQMASLKHIDHRGWKAKVIDITWPKSEGKAGMVAALERVCAEAESAVDEGFSLVVLSDRDISADRVPLSSLLATGAVHHHLVKQTKRTQIGLVVETGEAREVHHHCLLIGYGADAINPYLAFEALWQARRDGLLDSGEPTVSDEEAGEGHAHPAISAGANGELYDPVTKADHDLVKKYRKGVAKGMLKVMAKIGISTLQSYKGAQIFEAVGLKSDVIDRCFVGTASRIQGVDFDILAEEALRRHTLGYPEMKSSQLPVLPNPGEFHWRAEGERHMWDPQSIADIQVAARAGDQDAYKRFAEHINHDAATRCQLRGLLKFKPAAKPIPLDEVMSAKEIVKRFCTGAMSFGSISAEAHESLAIAMNRLGGKSNTGEGGEDPIRFQTLPNGDSKRSAIKQVASGRFGVTINYLTNADELQIKISQGAKPGEGGELPGRKVDDTIARIRYSTPGVGLISPPPHHDIYSIEDLKQLIHDLKNANRASRVSVKLVSEVGVGTIAAGVAKGYADHILISGDGGGTGASPLTSIKHAGLPWELGIAETHQTLVLNDLRSRVILQTDGGLKTGRDVVIAAILGAEEFGFATAPLITLGCIMMRKCHLNTCPVGIATQDPELRAKFAGKPEHVVNYLFMVAEDTRQIMAELGFRTIDEMVGRVDCLETDAAIKHWKADGLDLTSLLSPIKKPRPDVGTYCTQAQDHGLELSLDMTKLLDLAKPALERGDKVREELAIVNTDRTVGTILSNEICKKWGEELLPDDTIHFKFHGSAGQSFGAFLAKGVTLELEGDANDYVGKGLSGGRIILYPSKDATFAAEENILAGNVCLYGATSGVAFFRGRAAERFAVRNSGARTVIEGVGDHGCEYMTGGRVVILGPTGRNFAAGMSGGIAYIWDPNDELLANCNLGMVELEKVEEEEDINELRELIEMHQNYTDSTVAGEILDRWDESLPQFVKVMPTDYKRVLQEQKAANKQPAVV, from the coding sequence ATGGAACAAGCACAACAATTCTCTCCTTTTCCGCCTAAGCAAGGTCTTTATGATCCGGCCAACGAACGCGATTCGTGTGGCGTGGGTTTCGTTGCACACATCAAAGGTGAACGAAGCCATCAGATTGTCGCCGACGCCGAAGAAGTGCTGCGCAATATGGACCACCGGGGTGCCTGTGGTTGCGAGGCCAACACGGGCGACGGGGCTGGAATCTTGACTGCATTGCCGTTTGAGTTTCTTCAGAAAGTGGTCAAAGCCGACCTGGGAGCCGACCTCCCCGAGCCGGGTAAGTTTGCCGCTGGAAATGTGTTCCTTCCTAAGAATGTCGAGGAGCGTGCGGTCTGCAAGTCGGTAGTCGAAGAACTCATCAAGGAGTGCGGCCAGCAATTAGTCGGATGGCGCGATGTGCCTACTGATGTCAAGAAAGCGGACATTGGCCCAACCGCTCTCGCCGCGGAACCGGTCGTCGAGCAATTGATTGTCGCCAGCGGGAAGAAGTTCTCGGGAGACGCTTTTGAGCGCCAACTCTACTTGATCCGGAAGCAAGCCAGCAATCGTCTTCGCGGCGATAGCAAGCTCACCCAGGCAAAGATGTTCTACATCTGCTCGCTGTCGAGCAAGGTGATCATTTACAAGGGGATGCTCACTACGGAGCAATTGTTCCAATACTATCCCGATCTCCGCGACGAAGACTACACCAGTCACCTGGCAATGGTGCACTCGCGGTTTTCGACCAACACGTTCCCCTCCTGGGATCGTGCCCAGCCATGTCGCTTCATGAGCCACAATGGCGAGATCAACACCGTGCGCGGCAACAAGAACTGGATGTTTGCCCGAGAAGGTGTCCTTAAGAGCGAGTTGTTCGGCGACGATTTACCAAAACTCTTTCCCGTGGCAGAGCCCGATTGCAGCGACTCGGGCACCTTCGACAACGTCCTCGAATTTCTGTTGATGAATGGCCGCAGTTTGCAGGAGTCGGTCATGATGATGATTCCCGAGGCATGGCAGAATCACCAAACCATGTCCGAAGAAAAGCGGGCTTTCTATGAGTTCAATTCCGCCCTGATGGAACCCTGGGACGGTCCCGCCTCAATTGTATTTACCGATGGCAAAGTGATTGGTGCCGTACTCGACCGCAACGGACTCAGGCCCTCGCGATACTATCTCACACATGACGACCGCGTCATCATGGCGAGCGAAGTTGGAGTACTGCGCTCCGTCGAACCGAAGAACGTCAAAGCAAAGGGTCGCCTGCAACCCGGCCGCATGTTCCTCATCGATTTTGAAGAGGGCCGCCTGATTCCCGATGACGAACTTAAAAGCGAGTTCGCCTCGCGTCTCCCTTACAAGACCTGGCTGAACAATCAGCGTATCGATCTCAATGAGCTTGAGCCAAACAAGGAACCGCATGGTTTCGACAGTCCCACACTCTTGGAGCGGATGCAGGCTTTCGGTTTCACGATCGAATCCATGAGCTTCATGCTGCTGCCATTGATTAAAGCAGAGAAAGATCCCATTGGTTCGATGGGCAATGACTCCTGCTTGGCGTGTCTCTCGGACAAGCCACGCTTGATCTACGACTATTTCAAGCAGCTTTTTGCCCAAGTCACGAATCCAGCGATCGATTCGATCCGCGAAGAGATCATCATGTCGCTGGAGTGCTATATTGGCCCCGAACAGAATCTGCTCGAAACCACCAAGGAGCACGCGCACAGGTTACGGTTGCCGCATCCGATTCTCTCCAATGAACAGATGGCCTCGCTCAAGCACATCGACCATCGTGGCTGGAAAGCCAAAGTGATCGACATCACTTGGCCCAAGAGTGAGGGAAAAGCTGGCATGGTGGCGGCACTTGAGCGCGTTTGTGCTGAGGCCGAATCGGCTGTCGACGAAGGATTTTCACTCGTTGTCCTTTCAGATCGCGATATTTCAGCCGACCGCGTGCCACTCAGTTCGCTGTTGGCCACCGGGGCCGTGCATCACCACCTCGTGAAGCAAACAAAACGAACTCAGATCGGGCTGGTTGTCGAAACGGGCGAAGCACGCGAAGTGCATCACCATTGCCTGTTGATCGGCTACGGTGCCGACGCGATCAATCCCTATCTGGCTTTCGAGGCCCTCTGGCAAGCCCGACGTGACGGTCTGCTCGATTCAGGCGAACCGACCGTGAGCGACGAAGAAGCGGGCGAAGGGCATGCCCATCCCGCCATTTCAGCAGGTGCCAACGGCGAACTCTATGACCCAGTCACCAAAGCGGACCACGATCTGGTGAAGAAATATCGCAAGGGTGTCGCCAAGGGCATGCTCAAGGTAATGGCCAAGATCGGCATCTCGACGCTGCAAAGCTACAAAGGTGCCCAAATCTTCGAAGCCGTCGGACTTAAGAGCGACGTTATTGATCGCTGCTTCGTAGGAACTGCCAGCCGAATCCAAGGGGTCGACTTCGACATCCTGGCTGAAGAAGCTTTGCGCCGTCACACGCTGGGATATCCCGAGATGAAATCTTCCCAGCTGCCAGTTCTGCCGAATCCGGGCGAGTTCCATTGGCGAGCCGAAGGGGAGCGCCACATGTGGGATCCCCAGTCGATCGCCGACATCCAAGTTGCTGCCCGCGCCGGCGATCAGGATGCTTATAAGCGATTTGCCGAGCACATCAACCATGATGCCGCCACTCGCTGCCAACTCCGTGGATTGCTGAAATTCAAGCCCGCCGCAAAGCCGATTCCGCTCGACGAAGTCATGTCTGCCAAGGAGATCGTCAAGCGATTCTGCACCGGGGCGATGTCCTTCGGCTCGATTTCAGCGGAAGCCCACGAGAGTCTTGCGATTGCTATGAATCGACTCGGTGGCAAGAGCAACACGGGTGAAGGAGGCGAAGACCCAATTCGTTTCCAGACCCTGCCCAATGGAGATTCCAAACGGTCGGCCATCAAGCAGGTCGCCTCGGGTCGGTTCGGTGTGACGATTAATTATCTCACGAACGCCGATGAATTGCAGATCAAAATCTCGCAAGGTGCCAAGCCGGGTGAGGGGGGAGAGCTTCCTGGCCGCAAGGTGGACGACACCATCGCCAGGATTCGCTATTCGACCCCCGGGGTCGGCTTGATCAGTCCGCCGCCTCATCACGATATTTACTCTATCGAGGACCTCAAGCAATTGATCCACGATTTAAAGAATGCCAATCGGGCGTCTCGAGTGAGTGTGAAGCTGGTTTCCGAAGTGGGCGTCGGCACGATTGCTGCTGGAGTTGCCAAGGGCTATGCCGACCACATCCTGATCTCTGGAGACGGCGGTGGCACCGGTGCCTCGCCTCTCACGAGTATCAAGCATGCCGGCCTTCCCTGGGAATTGGGTATTGCCGAAACACACCAAACCCTGGTACTCAACGACTTGCGGAGCCGTGTCATTTTGCAGACCGATGGCGGTCTAAAAACAGGGCGCGATGTGGTAATCGCGGCCATCTTGGGAGCTGAAGAATTCGGTTTCGCCACGGCACCCCTCATCACACTCGGTTGCATCATGATGCGTAAGTGCCATCTCAATACCTGTCCGGTCGGTATTGCGACCCAAGACCCCGAACTCCGTGCCAAATTTGCCGGCAAGCCTGAGCATGTGGTGAACTATTTGTTTATGGTAGCCGAGGACACCCGCCAGATCATGGCCGAGCTGGGGTTCCGCACCATCGACGAGATGGTTGGCCGCGTTGATTGCCTGGAAACCGATGCCGCGATCAAGCACTGGAAGGCGGATGGCTTGGATCTCACGTCGCTGCTTTCCCCAATCAAGAAGCCGCGTCCCGATGTTGGCACTTACTGCACCCAGGCTCAGGACCATGGCTTGGAGCTTTCGCTCGATATGACCAAGCTTCTTGATTTGGCCAAACCTGCCCTGGAGCGGGGGGATAAAGTCCGAGAGGAATTGGCCATCGTCAACACCGATCGCACTGTCGGCACGATTCTCTCCAACGAGATCTGCAAAAAGTGGGGTGAAGAGCTTCTCCCCGACGACACCATTCATTTCAAATTCCACGGATCAGCGGGACAAAGCTTCGGCGCATTTTTGGCCAAGGGGGTCACGCTGGAACTCGAAGGGGACGCCAACGACTATGTCGGCAAAGGCCTCTCCGGCGGACGTATCATCCTTTATCCGTCCAAGGATGCAACTTTCGCTGCCGAGGAGAACATCCTGGCAGGCAACGTTTGTTTGTACGGTGCCACGAGTGGCGTGGCATTTTTCCGCGGCCGAGCTGCCGAACGATTTGCCGTCCGCAACAGTGGAGCCCGAACGGTCATCGAAGGAGTAGGAGATCATGGTTGTGAGTACATGACAGGTGGTCGCGTCGTCATTCTCGGCCCTACTGGCCGCAACTTCGCTGCCGGCATGAGTGGTGGTATCGCATATATATGGGATCCGAACGATGAATTGTTAGCCAACTGCAACCTGGGGATGGTCGAATTGGAGAAGGTTGAAGAGGAGGAGGACATAAACGAGCTACGTGAGCTAATCGAAATGCACCAGAATTACACAGACTCCACAGTGGCAGGCGAAATCCTCGACCGCTGGGACGAGTCCCTACCGCAATTCGTGAAAGTTATGCCCACCGACTACAAACGAGTCCTCCAGGAACAAAAAGCAGCCAACAAACAACCAGCGGTGGTATGA